The following coding sequences lie in one Serinus canaria isolate serCan28SL12 chromosome 12, serCan2020, whole genome shotgun sequence genomic window:
- the LOC103823704 gene encoding histone-lysine N-methyltransferase SETMAR, producing the protein MAELSGGSEAVPVALWPPGEAPPAFQYSPESVAGADGELDPTEVTFPGCSCRSRSCAAPECPCLSRGHNYSSLGLRLAEQQEQPFSRPVFECNSLCCCGEGCQNRLVQRGLRLRLQVFRTQRKGWGVRALQPIPGGSFVCEYAGEVLGSAEAQRRAQAQSPQEPNYIIAVREHLHDGRVLETFVDPARIGNVGRFLNHSCEPNLFMVPVRVDSMVPKLALFAATDISAGEELTYDYSGRFQNFPETSREHKALEEENSLRKPCYCGSRTCASFLPWDSSLFSTPASSP; encoded by the exons ATGGCGGAGCTGAGCGGCGGCAGCGAGGCCGTGCCCGTGGCGCTGTGGCCGCCCGGGGAGGCCCCGCCGGCCTTCCAG TACAGCCCCGAGAGCGTGGCCGGAGCGGACGGAGAGCTGGACCCCACCGAAGTGACCTTCCCGGGCTGCTCCTGCCGCAGCCGCTCCTGCGCGGCTCCCGAGTGCCCCTGCCTGAGCCGCGGGCACAACTACAGCAGCCTGGGGCTCCGGCTGGccgagcagcaggagcagcccttcTCCAGGCCCGTGTTTGAGTGcaacagcctgtgctgctgcgGGGAGGGCTGCCAGAACAGGCTGGTGCAGCGGGGGCTGCGCCTGCGGCTGCAGGTGTTCCGCACGCAGCGCAAGGGCTGGGGCGTGCGCGCCCTGCAGCCCATCCCCGGGGGCAGCTTCGTGTGTGAGTACGCCGGggaggtgctgggctctgccgAGGCTCAGAGGAGAGCCCAGGCCCAGAGCCCACAGGAGCCAAACTACATCATAGCCGTGAGGGAGCACCTGCACGACGGGCGGGTCCTGGAGACCTTCGTGGATCCCGCGCGCATCGGGAACGTGGGCAGGTTCCTGAACCACTCCTGTGAACCCAACCTCTTCATGGTGCCCGTCAGAGTTGACTCCATGGTGCCCAAACTGGCGCTTTTTGCGGCCACTGATATTTCTGCTGGAGAGGAACTCACATATGATTACTCTGGAAGATTCCAGAATTTCCCAGAAACCAGCAGAGAACACAAAGCTCTGGAGGAAGAGAACAGCCTGAGGAAACCTTGCTACTGTGGTTCCCGCACATGTGCTTCCTTCTTACCGTGGGACAGCTCCCTCTTTTCCACACCAGCGAGTTCTCCGTAG
- the SUMF1 gene encoding formylglycine-generating enzyme isoform X2: MAAPSRLCRRFFPLLLLAMGAGAAAGTPGTAGCGCSASRDAGDGREAAARRYSAAAAAGSGRSAGQGPMVLIPAGVFTMGTQEPQIQQDGEGPARRVHLGSFYMDQYEVSNLDFESFVNSTGYITEAEKFGDSFVFEGMLSEAVKADIHQAVAAAPWWLPVKGASWRHPEGPDSSISSRWAGKRLPTEAEWEYSCRGGLENRLFPWGNKLQPKGQHYANIWQGEFPTNNTAEDGYKGTAPVSAFPPNGFGLYNMVGNAWEWTSDWWAVHHSPQDLHNPQGPSSGTDRVKKGGSYMCHKSYCYRYRCAARSQNTPDSSASNLGFRCAASTAPGPR, from the exons ATGGCGGCTCCCAGCCGGCTGTGCCGCCGCTTCttcccgctgctgctgctggcgatgggagcgggagcggccgcTGGGACCCCCGGCACCGCGGGCTGCGGCTGCAGCGCCAGCCGGGACGCCGGGGAcgggcgggaggcggcggcgcggcgctactcggcggcagcggcggcgggcaGCGGGCGGAGCGCCGGGCAGGGGCCG ATGGTGCTGATCCCAGCAGGGGTGTTCACCATGGGCACCCAGGAGCCCCAGAtccagcaggatggagagggCCCTGCCCGCAGAGTCCACCTTGGCAGCTTCTACATGGACCAGTACGAGGTCAGCAACCTGGACTTCGAGAGCTTTGTCAACTCCACGGGCTACATCACTGAG GCAGAGAAGTTTGGTGACTCTTTTGTGTTTGAGGGGATGCTGAGTGAAGCAGTGAAGGCTGACATCCACCAAGCA gtggcagctgctccctggtggTTGCCTGTGAAAGGAGCCAGCTGGAGGCACCCTGAGGGCCCTGactccagcatctccagcag gtgggcagggaagCGGCTGCCGACGGAGGCTGAGTGGGAGTACAGCTGTCGAGGGGGGCTGGAGAACAG GCTTTTCCCATGGGGCAACAAATTGCAGCCCAAAGGGCAGCACTATGCCAATATCTGGCAGGGAGAATTCCCCACCAATAACACGGCAGAGGATGGGTACAAGGGGACTGCACCT GTCTCTGCCTTTCCCCCCAATGGGTTCGGCCTCTACAACATGGTGGGCAACGCCTGGGAGTGGACATCAGACTGGTGGGCTGTGCACCACTCCCCCCAGGACCTCCACAACCCT caagGGCCGTCCTCGGGCACGGACAGAGTGAAGAAGGGTGGATCCTACATGTGCCATAAG TCCTACTGCTACAGGTACCGCTGTGCAGCTCGGAGCCAGAACACCCCCGACAGCTCCGCGTCCAACCTGGGCTTCCGCTGCGCCGCCAGCACCGCCCCGGGGCCGCGCTGA
- the SUMF1 gene encoding formylglycine-generating enzyme isoform X3 has protein sequence MAAPSRLCRRFFPLLLLAMGAGAAAGTPGTAGCGCSASRDAGDGREAAARRYSAAAAAGSGRSAGQGPMVLIPAGVFTMGTQEPQIQQDGEGPARRVHLGSFYMDQYEVSNLDFESFVNSTGYITEAEKFGDSFVFEGMLSEAVKADIHQAVAAAPWWLPVKGASWRHPEGPDSSISSRMDHPVLHVSWNDALAFCRWAGKRLPTEAEWEYSCRGGLENRLFPWGNKLQPKGQHYANIWQGEFPTNNTAEDGYKGTAPVSAFPPNGFGLYNMVGNAWEWTSDWWAVHHSPQDLHNPHLTMIL, from the exons ATGGCGGCTCCCAGCCGGCTGTGCCGCCGCTTCttcccgctgctgctgctggcgatgggagcgggagcggccgcTGGGACCCCCGGCACCGCGGGCTGCGGCTGCAGCGCCAGCCGGGACGCCGGGGAcgggcgggaggcggcggcgcggcgctactcggcggcagcggcggcgggcaGCGGGCGGAGCGCCGGGCAGGGGCCG ATGGTGCTGATCCCAGCAGGGGTGTTCACCATGGGCACCCAGGAGCCCCAGAtccagcaggatggagagggCCCTGCCCGCAGAGTCCACCTTGGCAGCTTCTACATGGACCAGTACGAGGTCAGCAACCTGGACTTCGAGAGCTTTGTCAACTCCACGGGCTACATCACTGAG GCAGAGAAGTTTGGTGACTCTTTTGTGTTTGAGGGGATGCTGAGTGAAGCAGTGAAGGCTGACATCCACCAAGCA gtggcagctgctccctggtggTTGCCTGTGAAAGGAGCCAGCTGGAGGCACCCTGAGGGCCCTGactccagcatctccagcag AATGGACCATCCAGTCCTTCATGTTTCCTGGAATGATGCCCTGGCCTTctgcaggtgggcagggaagCGGCTGCCGACGGAGGCTGAGTGGGAGTACAGCTGTCGAGGGGGGCTGGAGAACAG GCTTTTCCCATGGGGCAACAAATTGCAGCCCAAAGGGCAGCACTATGCCAATATCTGGCAGGGAGAATTCCCCACCAATAACACGGCAGAGGATGGGTACAAGGGGACTGCACCT GTCTCTGCCTTTCCCCCCAATGGGTTCGGCCTCTACAACATGGTGGGCAACGCCTGGGAGTGGACATCAGACTGGTGGGCTGTGCACCACTCCCCCCAGGACCTCCACAACCCT CACTTGACCATGATCCTCTGA
- the SUMF1 gene encoding formylglycine-generating enzyme isoform X1 gives MAAPSRLCRRFFPLLLLAMGAGAAAGTPGTAGCGCSASRDAGDGREAAARRYSAAAAAGSGRSAGQGPMVLIPAGVFTMGTQEPQIQQDGEGPARRVHLGSFYMDQYEVSNLDFESFVNSTGYITEAEKFGDSFVFEGMLSEAVKADIHQAVAAAPWWLPVKGASWRHPEGPDSSISSRMDHPVLHVSWNDALAFCRWAGKRLPTEAEWEYSCRGGLENRLFPWGNKLQPKGQHYANIWQGEFPTNNTAEDGYKGTAPVSAFPPNGFGLYNMVGNAWEWTSDWWAVHHSPQDLHNPQGPSSGTDRVKKGGSYMCHKSYCYRYRCAARSQNTPDSSASNLGFRCAASTAPGPR, from the exons ATGGCGGCTCCCAGCCGGCTGTGCCGCCGCTTCttcccgctgctgctgctggcgatgggagcgggagcggccgcTGGGACCCCCGGCACCGCGGGCTGCGGCTGCAGCGCCAGCCGGGACGCCGGGGAcgggcgggaggcggcggcgcggcgctactcggcggcagcggcggcgggcaGCGGGCGGAGCGCCGGGCAGGGGCCG ATGGTGCTGATCCCAGCAGGGGTGTTCACCATGGGCACCCAGGAGCCCCAGAtccagcaggatggagagggCCCTGCCCGCAGAGTCCACCTTGGCAGCTTCTACATGGACCAGTACGAGGTCAGCAACCTGGACTTCGAGAGCTTTGTCAACTCCACGGGCTACATCACTGAG GCAGAGAAGTTTGGTGACTCTTTTGTGTTTGAGGGGATGCTGAGTGAAGCAGTGAAGGCTGACATCCACCAAGCA gtggcagctgctccctggtggTTGCCTGTGAAAGGAGCCAGCTGGAGGCACCCTGAGGGCCCTGactccagcatctccagcag AATGGACCATCCAGTCCTTCATGTTTCCTGGAATGATGCCCTGGCCTTctgcaggtgggcagggaagCGGCTGCCGACGGAGGCTGAGTGGGAGTACAGCTGTCGAGGGGGGCTGGAGAACAG GCTTTTCCCATGGGGCAACAAATTGCAGCCCAAAGGGCAGCACTATGCCAATATCTGGCAGGGAGAATTCCCCACCAATAACACGGCAGAGGATGGGTACAAGGGGACTGCACCT GTCTCTGCCTTTCCCCCCAATGGGTTCGGCCTCTACAACATGGTGGGCAACGCCTGGGAGTGGACATCAGACTGGTGGGCTGTGCACCACTCCCCCCAGGACCTCCACAACCCT caagGGCCGTCCTCGGGCACGGACAGAGTGAAGAAGGGTGGATCCTACATGTGCCATAAG TCCTACTGCTACAGGTACCGCTGTGCAGCTCGGAGCCAGAACACCCCCGACAGCTCCGCGTCCAACCTGGGCTTCCGCTGCGCCGCCAGCACCGCCCCGGGGCCGCGCTGA
- the SUMF1 gene encoding formylglycine-generating enzyme isoform X4: MVLIPAGVFTMGTQEPQIQQDGEGPARRVHLGSFYMDQYEVSNLDFESFVNSTGYITEAEKFGDSFVFEGMLSEAVKADIHQAVAAAPWWLPVKGASWRHPEGPDSSISSRMDHPVLHVSWNDALAFCRWAGKRLPTEAEWEYSCRGGLENRLFPWGNKLQPKGQHYANIWQGEFPTNNTAEDGYKGTAPVSAFPPNGFGLYNMVGNAWEWTSDWWAVHHSPQDLHNPQGPSSGTDRVKKGGSYMCHKSYCYRYRCAARSQNTPDSSASNLGFRCAASTAPGPR, translated from the exons ATGGTGCTGATCCCAGCAGGGGTGTTCACCATGGGCACCCAGGAGCCCCAGAtccagcaggatggagagggCCCTGCCCGCAGAGTCCACCTTGGCAGCTTCTACATGGACCAGTACGAGGTCAGCAACCTGGACTTCGAGAGCTTTGTCAACTCCACGGGCTACATCACTGAG GCAGAGAAGTTTGGTGACTCTTTTGTGTTTGAGGGGATGCTGAGTGAAGCAGTGAAGGCTGACATCCACCAAGCA gtggcagctgctccctggtggTTGCCTGTGAAAGGAGCCAGCTGGAGGCACCCTGAGGGCCCTGactccagcatctccagcag AATGGACCATCCAGTCCTTCATGTTTCCTGGAATGATGCCCTGGCCTTctgcaggtgggcagggaagCGGCTGCCGACGGAGGCTGAGTGGGAGTACAGCTGTCGAGGGGGGCTGGAGAACAG GCTTTTCCCATGGGGCAACAAATTGCAGCCCAAAGGGCAGCACTATGCCAATATCTGGCAGGGAGAATTCCCCACCAATAACACGGCAGAGGATGGGTACAAGGGGACTGCACCT GTCTCTGCCTTTCCCCCCAATGGGTTCGGCCTCTACAACATGGTGGGCAACGCCTGGGAGTGGACATCAGACTGGTGGGCTGTGCACCACTCCCCCCAGGACCTCCACAACCCT caagGGCCGTCCTCGGGCACGGACAGAGTGAAGAAGGGTGGATCCTACATGTGCCATAAG TCCTACTGCTACAGGTACCGCTGTGCAGCTCGGAGCCAGAACACCCCCGACAGCTCCGCGTCCAACCTGGGCTTCCGCTGCGCCGCCAGCACCGCCCCGGGGCCGCGCTGA